In Bythopirellula goksoeyrii, a single window of DNA contains:
- a CDS encoding efflux RND transporter permease subunit: MLNAIIRFALQNRLLVVAVALFLLGYGGWQASQLPIDVFPNLNRPRVVVMTEAPGMAPEEVETLITFPIETVLNGATGVQAVRTSSGIGLSVVYVEFDWGTDIYNDRQIVAERLALASESLPMGAKPQLMPISSIMGQIMMIGMTAEADTTPMQLRTMADWVVRQRLLTIPGVSQVIVMGGERKQFQVLVDPDKLLQFGVSLHEVKLALKQSNQNTAGGYLDEQGPNEFLVRSLGRVKTLDEIGDIVVKQRDRQSVTLAQVAHIIKGAQVKRGDSSVFARNDQGKMTGGTGVVLTILKQPDADTREVTGRITAALEEMQVSLPADVKILPELYQQKEFIDLAIENVVEALRDGAILVVIILFLFLMNVRTTLITLTAIPLSLAITAMVFAVFGLSVNTMTLGGLAVAIGELVDDAIVDVENIFRRLRENRHSAMPQNPLLVVFKASVEIRNSIVYGTIIVMLVFVPLFALSGMEGRLFTPLGISYIVSIASSLLVSLTVTPVLSYWLLRGSTTACEERDGFLLRWLKGIAGAVIRFGLRFAWPILAVALVAVAIAGTALLRLESDFLPPFNEGAVQINVLLPPGTSLATSSQVAARVEDRLGQLDDLVAFVRKTGRAELDEHAEGVNVTEIVATVNPNSVRSREQVIEEISEALADIPGIVTSVEQPLAHLISHMLSGVKAQIAIKLFGDDLDELRRQAEGFKSAIVDIPGIRDLQVEQQVIIPQLRIEADGEKLKAFGLRRSDVNEFVETAMQGEVVSQVLDGQRTFDLMVRLGEESREDLDALKRLQIDLPGGGSVKLEDVARVYKAGGPNMVNREQVRRRIVVQCNVTDRGLVDVVDDIKQRLAPLVTELPPGYFVEYSGQFESQQSASRLIGILFVASLIGIFLVLFKMFHSANLALQVMIALPMAFIGSVASLYLTGQTLSVASMVGFISLCGIASRNGILLINHYLHLVKYEGETWTREMIVRAGQDRLAPVLMTALTSGIGLVPLALAAGEPGKEILYPVATVIIGGLVTSTLLEFLVRPALFWTCGMGSARRVVEACRERVVLEVEEG, encoded by the coding sequence ATGCTCAACGCAATCATACGCTTTGCCTTGCAGAACCGACTGCTCGTTGTTGCGGTTGCGCTGTTTCTGCTCGGTTACGGTGGCTGGCAAGCTTCGCAGTTGCCTATCGACGTCTTCCCAAACCTCAATCGGCCTCGCGTGGTCGTCATGACCGAAGCCCCCGGCATGGCACCTGAAGAAGTGGAAACGTTGATCACCTTTCCCATTGAAACGGTGCTCAATGGCGCTACCGGAGTACAGGCAGTACGCACCTCCTCGGGCATTGGTCTCTCGGTCGTCTATGTGGAATTCGACTGGGGAACCGACATCTACAACGACCGGCAGATTGTCGCAGAACGATTGGCCTTGGCTTCCGAATCTTTACCCATGGGAGCCAAACCCCAACTGATGCCTATCTCGTCGATCATGGGTCAGATCATGATGATCGGGATGACCGCCGAGGCAGACACCACCCCCATGCAGCTTCGCACAATGGCCGACTGGGTCGTGCGACAACGACTCCTGACGATCCCCGGCGTCTCGCAAGTGATTGTGATGGGGGGAGAGCGAAAACAATTTCAAGTGTTGGTGGATCCTGACAAATTGTTGCAATTCGGTGTTTCGCTGCACGAAGTGAAGTTGGCTCTCAAGCAAAGTAACCAAAACACGGCCGGAGGCTATCTCGATGAACAAGGGCCCAACGAATTCCTTGTGCGGTCTCTGGGTCGAGTGAAAACCCTCGACGAGATTGGCGATATTGTTGTTAAACAGCGTGACCGTCAATCGGTTACGCTCGCACAGGTTGCCCACATCATCAAAGGTGCCCAAGTGAAGCGGGGTGACAGTTCCGTCTTCGCTCGCAATGATCAAGGGAAAATGACTGGGGGTACGGGGGTCGTGCTCACAATCCTCAAGCAACCCGACGCGGATACCCGCGAAGTAACAGGTCGCATCACGGCTGCCTTGGAGGAGATGCAAGTCTCTCTCCCTGCCGATGTAAAGATTCTTCCCGAACTCTACCAGCAGAAAGAGTTCATCGATCTGGCCATCGAGAACGTCGTCGAAGCACTGCGCGATGGTGCCATCTTGGTTGTCATCATCTTGTTCCTGTTCCTCATGAATGTACGGACCACGCTAATCACGCTCACGGCGATTCCTCTCTCGCTCGCCATCACAGCGATGGTGTTCGCGGTGTTCGGATTGTCGGTTAATACAATGACGCTAGGGGGTTTGGCGGTCGCTATCGGTGAATTGGTTGATGACGCAATCGTCGACGTCGAAAACATCTTCCGCCGACTGCGCGAGAATCGTCACTCGGCAATGCCGCAGAATCCTCTTTTGGTGGTATTCAAGGCGAGCGTCGAGATCCGCAACTCGATTGTCTACGGCACGATCATCGTCATGCTGGTTTTTGTGCCCCTGTTTGCCCTCTCAGGCATGGAAGGTCGCCTGTTTACTCCGCTGGGGATCTCATATATCGTCTCGATTGCCTCGTCGCTGTTAGTATCGCTCACGGTGACTCCAGTGCTCAGCTACTGGCTGCTGCGGGGCTCGACGACTGCCTGCGAAGAAAGAGACGGCTTCCTTCTCCGCTGGTTGAAGGGTATCGCTGGCGCGGTCATTCGATTTGGCTTGCGGTTTGCTTGGCCGATTCTCGCTGTTGCGTTGGTGGCGGTGGCGATCGCTGGTACAGCACTTTTGCGACTGGAGAGTGATTTTCTCCCACCGTTCAACGAAGGAGCCGTACAGATCAACGTACTCCTACCTCCCGGCACATCTTTGGCCACCTCGAGTCAAGTCGCGGCTCGCGTTGAAGATCGTCTTGGTCAACTCGATGATCTGGTGGCCTTTGTCCGCAAGACGGGTCGCGCCGAACTCGACGAGCACGCAGAAGGAGTCAACGTCACTGAGATTGTCGCAACCGTGAATCCCAACTCCGTGCGATCTCGCGAGCAAGTGATTGAAGAGATCAGCGAAGCATTGGCCGATATACCCGGCATCGTGACTTCCGTGGAACAGCCGCTGGCCCATTTGATTTCGCACATGCTCTCAGGGGTGAAGGCCCAGATAGCGATCAAGCTCTTTGGCGACGATCTGGACGAACTCCGCCGGCAGGCAGAGGGTTTTAAGTCAGCCATCGTGGACATCCCCGGAATACGCGATCTTCAAGTCGAACAGCAAGTAATTATCCCTCAACTGCGAATCGAAGCGGACGGCGAAAAGTTGAAGGCGTTTGGTCTGCGGCGGAGCGATGTGAATGAGTTTGTTGAGACGGCTATGCAGGGGGAAGTGGTCTCACAGGTACTCGATGGCCAACGCACGTTCGATCTCATGGTGCGCCTCGGCGAGGAATCTCGCGAGGACCTCGATGCCCTCAAGCGATTGCAAATTGATCTGCCCGGTGGTGGGAGCGTAAAACTCGAAGACGTCGCTCGGGTCTACAAAGCTGGCGGACCGAACATGGTCAATCGAGAACAGGTCCGACGCCGGATCGTCGTGCAATGCAATGTGACTGACCGTGGATTGGTCGATGTGGTAGATGATATCAAACAACGACTGGCTCCCCTGGTGACCGAATTGCCGCCCGGATACTTCGTTGAATACAGTGGCCAATTCGAGAGCCAGCAATCGGCCTCACGGCTGATTGGTATTCTGTTTGTTGCGTCGCTTATCGGCATATTCCTCGTGCTGTTCAAAATGTTCCACTCGGCCAACCTTGCCCTGCAAGTAATGATCGCGCTCCCCATGGCATTCATCGGTAGCGTGGCATCTCTCTACCTTACGGGGCAAACACTCTCTGTAGCCAGTATGGTGGGTTTCATTTCACTTTGTGGCATTGCGTCTCGCAATGGAATCTTGCTGATCAATCATTATCTGCATCTGGTGAAATACGAAGGTGAAACTTGGACTCGCGAAATGATCGTCCGCGCGGGGCAAGATCGCTTGGCCCCGGTTCTAATGACAGCCCTTACCTCGGGCATCGGCTTGGTGCCGCTGGCACTCGCCGCCGGGGAGCCAGGCAAGGAGATCTTGTACCCCGTAGCGACCGTCATCATCGGGGGGCTGGTCACCAGCACGTTGTTGGAATTCCTGGTCCGCCCTGCCCTGTTCTGGACCTGTGGAATGGGTTCTGCCCGCCGTGTGGTGGAGGCTTGTCGGGAGCGTGTTGTGCTGGAGGTTGAGGAAGGGTGA
- a CDS encoding 3-keto-disaccharide hydrolase, translated as MQLKSYFCLAIALCLFFESQYGAAEDNWIELFNGKDTSGWTNPYEWGQAEVVDGEIHLTADKKFFLVTDREFGDFVFEGEVKLPEGQANSGFMFRCHVEPNKVYGYQAEVDGSDRNWSGGLYDEGRRQWVWPSLKGRTTDEKLLEYEQESHDYFKRPEVAKAFDRDGWNRYRITCKGDSIKIEVNDVVTTDIHDDVDSQGPIAIQHHGEKGQTYKFRNLRVRELE; from the coding sequence ATGCAACTCAAATCGTACTTTTGCTTGGCTATTGCTCTCTGTTTATTCTTTGAATCTCAATACGGAGCTGCAGAAGATAACTGGATCGAGCTCTTTAATGGCAAGGACACTAGTGGTTGGACGAATCCTTATGAGTGGGGACAGGCTGAGGTGGTCGACGGTGAGATTCACCTCACGGCCGATAAGAAATTTTTCCTGGTCACCGATCGCGAGTTCGGCGACTTTGTGTTTGAGGGAGAAGTGAAACTCCCCGAGGGACAAGCCAACTCAGGGTTCATGTTCCGCTGCCATGTAGAACCGAATAAAGTGTACGGCTATCAGGCAGAAGTCGATGGTTCGGATCGCAATTGGTCAGGCGGACTCTATGACGAAGGGCGACGGCAATGGGTGTGGCCGAGCCTGAAAGGACGAACCACGGATGAAAAGTTGCTGGAATATGAACAAGAATCGCACGACTATTTCAAACGACCCGAAGTCGCCAAGGCATTTGACCGCGATGGTTGGAACCGCTACCGCATCACCTGCAAGGGGGATTCTATCAAAATTGAAGTGAACGACGTGGTGACGACCGACATTCACGATGACGTTGATTCCCAAGGGCCAATCGCGATCCAGCACCATGGCGAGAAGGGACAGACGTATAAGTTTCGGAATTTGCGAGTGCGGGAGTTAGAGTAA
- a CDS encoding DUF1365 domain-containing protein, whose protein sequence is MHSCLYHGVVTHRRTSPIKHSFRYPITMAYLDLAEVSALRQGLRLFGASRWGPACFLESDHMQTEAESLQKEIRACLKERSGMALSGPIRLLTLLRCWRYYFSPLNLYYVFNADDTQVEAIVAEVSNTPWRETHRYVLVPEHGSNAELLAYQHPKEFHVSPFMDMDVLYQWMCSIPSETLQVQINSIQTNNHFFTANLELRKRDLTDREIARALLQSPWASARIVTSIYWQALLLWWKRCPFFPHPNKRETQTNSTVE, encoded by the coding sequence ATGCACAGCTGTTTGTACCACGGAGTTGTCACACATCGAAGAACCAGTCCAATAAAGCATTCGTTTCGGTATCCCATAACGATGGCTTATTTGGATTTGGCCGAAGTCTCTGCGCTACGGCAAGGACTTAGATTGTTTGGCGCATCTCGTTGGGGGCCTGCATGTTTTCTTGAAAGTGATCACATGCAAACAGAAGCAGAAAGTCTTCAAAAGGAAATACGTGCGTGTTTAAAAGAAAGATCAGGCATGGCATTGAGCGGCCCAATTCGTCTGTTGACCTTACTTCGATGCTGGAGATATTACTTCAGTCCGCTAAATCTTTACTATGTGTTCAACGCAGATGACACCCAAGTTGAGGCAATAGTAGCTGAGGTTTCGAACACTCCATGGCGAGAGACGCATCGATATGTTCTAGTACCTGAGCATGGATCGAACGCAGAATTGCTTGCCTACCAGCATCCTAAAGAATTCCATGTTTCTCCTTTTATGGATATGGACGTGCTCTATCAGTGGATGTGCAGTATTCCGAGTGAGACCCTTCAAGTACAAATCAATTCGATTCAAACTAATAATCATTTTTTCACTGCTAATCTGGAGCTCCGAAAGCGTGATTTGACTGACCGAGAGATTGCACGAGCACTCTTGCAGAGTCCTTGGGCTTCGGCTCGCATCGTGACAAGTATTTATTGGCAAGCATTATTACTATGGTGGAAGCGATGTCCGTTCTTTCCTCACCCAAACAAACGCGAAACTCAAACAAACAGCACCGTCGAGTAG
- a CDS encoding efflux RND transporter periplasmic adaptor subunit: MSNPKNQPSKNSWRFLLGVCFAIIVFAVFIDPEGWLPSSSNKEDPVKQASSAADHDDEHDREPHQEHDEEHDREHEDEHGHDHADHNEAASIELSKNGLKNIGFEPFTIEPTRYDKRLTLPAIVVERPGRSQIHVTAPLTGLITEIFSVNGEAVTADQPLFEMRLTHEELVAAQREYLRTSENLAVVDREIERLKSLDAGVIAGRRVLEQEYEKQKLEASLRAESQAMLLHGLTEKQVAQIRDTGRLLKNITVHAPDHIHSEDNCVDDHPYQIQKLNVAPGEHVEVGQELAVLADHCELHLEGLAFEDDVPAIRQAAEAGRKISASLLVDDSPESTLNDLEILYVADQINPETRAFKFYLSLPNRVALDKTTPDGNRFVEWTYKPGQRMQLKVPIESWEDQFVLPTTAVVGEGAEAYVYRQEGDHFDQVSVQVLNRNRDAVVIADDGTLQKGDVIAGRGAYQLHLALKNKSGGGLDPHAGHNH; encoded by the coding sequence ATGTCTAATCCTAAAAATCAACCGAGCAAAAACTCCTGGCGATTCTTGTTGGGAGTGTGTTTTGCCATTATTGTGTTTGCCGTATTCATCGATCCTGAAGGATGGTTGCCAAGTTCTAGCAACAAAGAAGATCCTGTTAAGCAGGCCTCGTCAGCTGCTGACCATGACGACGAACATGACCGTGAACCACATCAAGAACATGATGAAGAACATGATCGCGAACACGAAGATGAACATGGACATGACCACGCGGACCATAACGAAGCCGCATCGATTGAGCTGAGTAAGAATGGTCTCAAGAACATTGGGTTCGAGCCCTTCACCATCGAGCCGACTCGATATGACAAGCGGCTCACGTTGCCGGCTATCGTCGTAGAGCGACCTGGGCGATCTCAAATCCATGTCACGGCACCTCTGACAGGGCTCATCACAGAGATCTTTTCCGTAAATGGCGAAGCAGTCACCGCCGATCAACCACTTTTCGAAATGCGGCTGACCCATGAGGAACTAGTCGCTGCCCAGCGTGAATACCTGCGCACCTCTGAAAACCTCGCCGTAGTGGACCGCGAGATTGAAAGACTAAAATCCCTCGATGCGGGTGTGATCGCAGGTCGCCGTGTACTAGAGCAAGAGTATGAAAAACAGAAACTGGAGGCATCACTCCGTGCCGAGTCTCAGGCGATGCTGCTGCATGGACTTACGGAAAAACAGGTTGCCCAGATACGCGATACCGGTCGCTTGCTGAAGAATATTACTGTCCATGCCCCCGATCATATTCATAGTGAGGACAATTGTGTTGACGATCACCCATATCAAATCCAGAAACTGAATGTTGCCCCTGGAGAACACGTCGAAGTGGGACAGGAACTTGCCGTGCTGGCCGACCATTGTGAACTTCATCTCGAAGGGCTTGCCTTTGAGGACGACGTACCAGCAATCCGCCAGGCGGCCGAAGCGGGTCGAAAGATATCAGCCAGTTTGCTGGTAGACGATTCACCTGAGTCCACATTGAACGACTTGGAAATTCTGTATGTCGCAGATCAAATCAATCCTGAGACGCGCGCATTCAAGTTCTACCTAAGCTTGCCCAATCGGGTCGCCCTCGACAAAACAACTCCGGATGGCAATCGATTCGTGGAATGGACTTATAAACCTGGGCAGCGAATGCAACTCAAGGTGCCGATCGAGTCCTGGGAAGACCAGTTCGTCCTGCCTACAACCGCCGTTGTGGGTGAAGGTGCCGAAGCCTATGTCTACCGGCAAGAAGGAGACCACTTTGATCAAGTGTCCGTCCAAGTACTCAATCGCAATCGGGACGCCGTGGTAATCGCTGACGACGGAACACTTCAAAAGGGAGACGTCATTGCAGGTAGAGGCGCCTATCAGTTGCATTTAGCACTCAAGAATAAGTCCGGCGGTGGGCTTGATCCCCACGCGGGCCACAACCATTAA
- a CDS encoding four helix bundle protein: protein MFGFEKLEVWSHSIELTDLVYQAADEFPRDEKYGLSSQLRRAVVSIPTNIAEGSGRTTKKDFAYFVSIAYGSLMETVSLLEVARRRGMIPQDSFQQLYAKCETAARMLSGLRASLMKDR, encoded by the coding sequence ATGTTTGGTTTCGAAAAGCTGGAGGTGTGGTCACATTCTATCGAATTGACGGACTTGGTTTATCAGGCCGCCGATGAGTTTCCACGAGATGAGAAATATGGCTTGTCGAGCCAGTTACGAAGAGCAGTCGTTTCGATTCCCACGAACATCGCAGAGGGAAGTGGTAGGACAACGAAGAAAGACTTTGCCTATTTTGTTTCAATCGCATATGGCAGTCTCATGGAAACAGTCTCCCTGTTGGAAGTGGCGCGTCGAAGAGGCATGATACCTCAAGACAGTTTTCAGCAGTTGTACGCAAAGTGCGAAACAGCAGCGCGAATGTTAAGTGGCTTACGTGCGTCGCTTATGAAAGACCGCTAG
- a CDS encoding NAD(P)/FAD-dependent oxidoreductase — MRIAVIGAGVSGLLAARLLATRHDVTLYEASDYLGGHANTVDVTFDGHSFSVDTGFMVFNSRTYPNFQRLLRLLNIESQPSDMSFSVKCERSGLEYQGSSLSGLFAQRTNLWRPKFWAMIADIVRFNRQARKFLERNEHSTTLDEFLSKRRYGNAFCEKYLLPMTAAIWSSPMESVRSFPAHFLLQFMQNHGLLQLWDRPDWQTIPGGSRHYVKALAAGLEERVRLNTPVQSVTRDVDQIHVETRDYGAESFEAVIMAVHADTALKLLSDTTERELKILSTFQYQLNRAVLHTDENWLPSRKSAWASWNYLIPTADSSQTCVTYDLTRLQSINSPQRILLTLNPHRSISELHILKEFTYSHPMFNAEAIAAQEGWANISGIQRTFFCGAYWRNGFHEDGVVSALAVAGQFGIELEACTAVCTTELSHIEEPVQ, encoded by the coding sequence ATGAGGATCGCTGTCATAGGTGCGGGTGTGAGTGGATTGCTTGCGGCGCGATTGCTAGCCACGAGACACGATGTGACTTTGTACGAAGCGTCTGACTATCTAGGAGGGCATGCCAACACAGTAGATGTCACTTTCGATGGACATTCTTTTTCTGTGGACACGGGGTTTATGGTATTCAATAGTCGTACGTATCCGAATTTTCAAAGACTTCTTAGGCTATTGAATATCGAATCGCAGCCAAGCGATATGAGTTTTAGTGTCAAATGTGAGCGATCTGGATTGGAATATCAAGGAAGTTCGCTTTCAGGATTATTTGCCCAGCGGACCAATTTGTGGCGGCCTAAGTTTTGGGCAATGATTGCCGACATCGTTCGCTTCAATCGGCAGGCCAGAAAGTTTCTCGAGAGGAACGAACATTCCACCACTCTTGATGAATTCCTGAGTAAGAGAAGATATGGAAATGCGTTTTGTGAAAAATATCTGTTGCCTATGACTGCTGCTATTTGGTCCAGTCCGATGGAATCTGTGCGATCTTTTCCTGCCCATTTTCTATTGCAGTTCATGCAGAACCATGGGCTGCTTCAATTATGGGATCGACCCGACTGGCAGACAATACCAGGAGGGTCGCGACATTATGTCAAGGCGTTGGCTGCTGGGCTAGAAGAGAGGGTTCGGTTAAATACTCCTGTGCAGTCGGTGACTCGTGATGTTGACCAGATTCATGTTGAAACCCGAGATTATGGGGCAGAGAGTTTTGAAGCTGTGATCATGGCAGTCCACGCGGATACGGCACTTAAGTTGCTGTCGGATACAACCGAGCGCGAACTGAAAATACTATCTACATTTCAATATCAACTGAACAGAGCTGTCCTACACACGGATGAAAACTGGCTGCCCTCACGAAAGAGTGCTTGGGCAAGCTGGAATTATCTCATTCCAACTGCCGATTCAAGTCAGACTTGTGTAACCTATGACCTCACAAGGCTACAAAGTATCAACTCTCCTCAGCGGATCTTATTGACCCTCAATCCTCACCGAAGTATTTCGGAGTTACACATTCTTAAGGAGTTCACTTATAGCCACCCTATGTTCAATGCTGAAGCGATCGCGGCTCAAGAGGGATGGGCGAATATCAGTGGCATTCAACGAACCTTTTTTTGCGGTGCTTACTGGAGAAATGGTTTTCACGAAGATGGAGTAGTAAGTGCCCTGGCAGTTGCGGGCCAATTTGGAATAGAACTGGAAGCATGCACAGCTGTTTGTACCACGGAGTTGTCACACATCGAAGAACCAGTCCAATAA
- a CDS encoding SRPBCC family protein, producing MLQITKNDDPRGGYRLTSEVRLPAPLDRVFTLFADAFELERLTPPWLKFSVTTPSPINMHEGTLIDYQLKMHGIPMKWQSRIDCWEPPVKFSDVQVRGPYRFWEHLHTFEQDGDGTVCRDEVQYGFWGGWLVHELLVKRDLQKIFSYRTKVLREIFATDSPAPTLSVDELVVEASR from the coding sequence ATGCTGCAAATTACTAAAAACGATGACCCGCGCGGTGGGTATCGCTTGACCAGCGAGGTGCGACTGCCTGCACCACTGGATCGGGTGTTTACCTTGTTTGCCGATGCCTTCGAATTGGAAAGGCTAACGCCGCCTTGGCTGAAATTTTCAGTGACGACCCCCTCGCCGATCAATATGCATGAGGGGACTCTCATCGACTACCAGCTCAAAATGCACGGCATCCCGATGAAGTGGCAATCTAGGATTGATTGCTGGGAACCTCCAGTCAAGTTTTCGGATGTACAAGTACGCGGCCCCTATCGATTCTGGGAACACCTGCATACCTTCGAGCAGGACGGAGACGGCACGGTTTGTCGGGATGAGGTTCAGTATGGCTTCTGGGGCGGCTGGCTAGTTCATGAGCTACTTGTCAAACGCGACCTGCAAAAGATTTTCTCATATCGCACCAAGGTGCTTCGCGAAATCTTTGCAACTGATTCACCGGCACCAACGCTTTCTGTTGACGAATTGGTTGTCGAGGCGAGCCGATGA
- a CDS encoding SAM-dependent methyltransferase, with amino-acid sequence MSVLSSPKQTRNSNKQHRRVDSQLASANRFGLQQRLTVLDRWYRAALVHRLNRIETGKLILVDSTGSICLNQNESSSFVGEIHVLDPRFYRQAVLGGGVGAAEAFIRGFWESPDLLQLMRVMARNRHVLTGLEDGFVRLVKPLQRIGHWARRNTLQGSRQNIADHYDLSNEFFATFLDSTMSYSAGIFEHPKATLEDASIAKFKRLCQLLKLTADDHLLEIGTGWGGLAICAAREYGCRVTTTTISQTQYEYVLRKVNESGLADRIRVLRQDYRELQGQYDKLVSVEMIEAVGHEFLNVFFTKCASLLRPGGRFALQAITIPEEREKNYLRSVDFIQKYVFPGGSLPSTNSIKRAVAVSTDLQLEAIDEFGAHYGETLARWHRQFVANLNAYRVMGMSERFIRTWRYYFSYCEAGFREEMIELKQILFVRPKD; translated from the coding sequence ATGTCCGTTCTTTCCTCACCCAAACAAACGCGAAACTCAAACAAACAGCACCGTCGAGTAGATAGTCAGCTTGCTAGTGCTAACCGGTTTGGCTTGCAGCAAAGGTTGACTGTTCTCGATCGCTGGTATCGTGCGGCCTTGGTACATCGTTTGAATCGAATCGAAACTGGCAAGCTAATTTTGGTAGATAGTACAGGGTCGATCTGCTTGAATCAAAACGAATCGAGTAGCTTTGTGGGAGAGATCCATGTTCTGGATCCCCGCTTCTATCGCCAAGCCGTTTTAGGTGGTGGCGTTGGGGCTGCTGAGGCTTTCATCCGAGGCTTTTGGGAATCTCCAGATCTACTTCAACTGATGCGCGTCATGGCCCGCAATCGACACGTGCTCACAGGATTGGAAGACGGATTCGTGAGATTAGTGAAACCACTGCAGAGGATTGGGCATTGGGCTCGACGGAACACCTTGCAGGGCAGTCGGCAGAACATTGCCGATCACTATGACCTGAGCAATGAATTCTTTGCTACGTTCCTTGATTCTACAATGTCGTATTCTGCAGGGATATTCGAGCATCCTAAAGCCACTCTAGAAGATGCATCCATCGCAAAATTCAAGCGATTGTGCCAGTTGCTAAAACTTACTGCTGATGATCATTTGCTAGAAATCGGCACAGGCTGGGGAGGACTTGCAATTTGTGCAGCCCGTGAGTATGGCTGCCGCGTAACGACAACAACCATCTCGCAAACTCAATACGAATATGTATTGAGGAAAGTTAACGAGTCAGGACTGGCAGATCGTATTCGAGTCCTCAGGCAAGATTATCGAGAACTCCAAGGACAATATGACAAACTTGTCTCTGTCGAAATGATCGAGGCAGTTGGACATGAATTCTTGAATGTCTTTTTTACCAAGTGTGCATCACTTCTCCGGCCTGGCGGGCGGTTTGCTTTGCAGGCAATTACCATCCCGGAAGAGCGGGAGAAGAATTATTTAAGATCCGTTGACTTCATTCAGAAATACGTATTTCCCGGTGGGTCTTTACCTTCAACTAACTCGATTAAGAGAGCCGTCGCTGTTAGTACGGATCTTCAATTGGAAGCAATTGATGAGTTTGGCGCGCATTATGGTGAGACCCTTGCCCGGTGGCATAGGCAGTTTGTAGCAAATCTCAATGCCTACAGAGTCATGGGAATGTCTGAACGATTTATCCGCACTTGGCGTTATTACTTCAGTTACTGTGAAGCTGGATTTAGGGAAGAAATGATCGAGCTAAAGCAGATCCTGTTCGTTAGGCCCAAGGATTGA